The Streptomyces rubrogriseus genomic sequence CGGCCCGGGGTGACGTCAGTCGCCCGTCGCGCCGTCCAGGCGTTCGCGGATCAGGTCCGCGTGCCCGTTGTGACGCGCGTACTCCTCGGTCATGTGGGTGTGGATCCAGCGCAGGGTGTAGCGCTCGCCGGTGCGCAGGTGCTTGCCCCGGGTCGGTTCGTCCAGGGGGACACCGGTCGCGTTGCGGCGGGCCGCCTCGATCTCGGCCTGCCAGGTGGCGCGGGCCTCGGCGAAGGTGTCCGCCCCGGTGAGCCGGAACTCGCCGTCCGGGTCCTCGTCGGAGTAGTAGATCGGGCCCGCGTCCTCCGCCGCCAGCACCCTGCGGTACCAGCTGCGCTCCACCTCCGCCATGTGCCGGACGAGTCCCATCAGGGACAACGTCGACGGCGCGACGGCGGCCGTCCGCAACTGCTCGTCGGTGAGCCCCTCGCACTTCCAGGCGAGGGTCCGCCGGTGGTATTCGAGCCAGCCCTCCAGCATGGTGCGTTCGTCGGCGTCGACGGCGGGTTCGTGGCGTTCGGTCGTCATGGCGGCATCCTCGCTCAGAACGGCGGGTCCCACCAGGAGTTTTCAGCGGTCCGGCACGCCGCCCAGCATGCCCGCGAGAAGCTCCCGCAGTCCCGACCGCACCTCCTCGGGGCCCGGCACCTCGGCGTGGAAGGTCCCGGCCACGCAACTGAACATCAGGCCGTCCGCCCAGGCGACCAGCGTCAGCACGTGCCGGGCCGGGTCGGCGGAGCCCATCGCGGTGACGAGGGCGCCCAGTTGCTCCCGGAACCGGGCACCCGCGGCGTCGAAGTGCGCCCGCAGTTCCGGGCGGCGCGTGGCCTCCAGCGCCAGTTCGTACCGGGCCAGGGTCAGCGCACGGTTACGGGTCAGCGCCCGGTGCGTCGCCAGCGCCAGCGCGTCCACCAGGGCGTCCAGGCCGGCCCGCGGGTCGGGCATCTCGTGCAGCGCCAGCACCCGGGCCTCCCGGTCGGCCAGCCGCCGCACCGCCAGCTCCAGCAGCGCCTGCCGGGTCCGCGCGACGTTGGAGGTGGAGCCCTGGGGGAGCCCCGCCGTCTCGTCGACCGCCCGGTGCGTGAGCCCGCGCATCCCGCGCTCCGCGAGCAGGGCCAGCGCCGCGTCGGCGACCAGGCCGGCCCGGGAGGCGCCCGCCGAGGGGCCGGGGGGTGCGGTGTGTGCGGACATGGAGATCAACCTACCCCTCTCACTACGGCTGTAGTACGGTCGGCGGCAGCTGTTACTACATCTGTAGTGCACCTCGCGTCGAGGAGAGGGTCGGGGAGAGCCATGACACGCACGAGGAGCGCCGTCGTGATCGGCGGCGGCATCGGCGGCCTGACCGCGGCGGCCGCCCTGCACCGGAACGGCCTCCGGGTCACCGTCCTGGAACGGGCCCCCTCGCTCCGGCCGATCGGCGCGGCCATCTCGCTGTCGCCCAACGCCCTGCGCGCCCTGGACGTGATCGGCCTCGGCGACGAGGTCCGCGACCTCGCCGCCTGGCAGGGCGACGGAGGGCTGCGCACCCCCGGCGGGCGCTGGCTCTCCCGCTCCAGTGCCGAGGCGGCCGCGGCACGCTTCGGCGGTCCGCTGGTGCTGCTCCACCGCTCCACCCTCGTCGAACGCCTGGCCGCGCTGCTGCCGCCGGACGCCGTCCGCACCGGCGCGGACGCGCAGCTCGCCGACCCGGGCGACGACGACCGTCCGGCCAGGGTGCGCACGCCGGACGGCGAGCTGGAGGCCGACCTGGTCGTCGCGGCCGACGGCATCCACTCCGCCGTGCGCCGCGCGCTCTTCCCGGACCACCCGGGCCCGGTCTACTCCGGCTTCACCACCTGGCGGCTGGTGATCCCCGTCCCCGGCGTCGGGTTCGCCTCCCACGAGACCTGGGGCCGGGGCCGTATCTGGGGCACGCATCCGCTCAAGGACGGCCGGGTGTACGCCTACGCCGCCGCCGTCACCCCGGCCGCGGGGCACGCGGCCGACGAGCGGGCCGAGCTGCTGCACCGCTACGGCGACTGGCACGACCCGATCCCCGCCGTCCTCGCGGCCGCCCGCCCCGAGGACGTCCTGCGCCACGACGTGCACCACATCGCCGAGCCGCTGCCGGCCTACCACCGTGGCCGGGTCGCCCTCCTCGGGGACGCGGCGCACGCCATGCCGCCCAACCTCGGCCAGGGCGGCAACCAGGCCGTCGAGGACGCGGTCGTGCTCGCCCACCACAACCAGGACCTCGCCGCCTACACGGCCGCCCGGCTGCCCCGCACCACCGCGATCGCCCGGCAGGCCGTCAAGGTGGCCCGCCTCAACCTGATGAGCAACCGCGCCGGGATCGCGGTCCGCGACGCCGCGATCCTCGCCCTGTCCAAGGCCGGACCCGCCCTGTTCCTGCGCGGCTTCGACGGCATCGCCGACTGGCGGCCCCCGCAGCCCCCGTATGCTTCCCGGCGGACCCAGGTCGGCGAGCGTTACGAGCGTTAGAGGAGCACATCCCGTGAAGGTCGGCTGCATCGGACTCGGCGACATCGCGCAGAAGGCCTACCTGCCGGTGCTCGCCGCCCTCCCCGGGATCGAACTGCACCTGCAGACCCGCACCCCCGCCACCCTCACCCGGGTCGGGGACAAGCTGCGCATCCCGTCGGCGCAGCGCCACGCCGACCTCGACGCGCTCCTCGCCCAGGGCCTGGACGCCGCCTTCGTGCACGCGCCGACGGCCGCCCACCCCGAGATCGTGACCCGGCTGCTGGAGGCGGGCGTACCCACCTACGTCGACAAGCCGCTCGCCTACGAACTGGCCGACTCCGAACGCCTGGTGACCCTCGCCGAGGAGCGCGGCACCAGCCTCGCCGTCGGCTTCAACCGGCGCCACGCGCCCGGGTACGCGCAGTGCGCCGAGCACCCGCGCGAGCTGATCCTCATGCAGAAGAACCGCACCGGACTGCCCGAGGACCCGCGCACGATGATCCTCGACGACTTCATCCACGTCGTCGACACGCTGAGGTTCCTGGTGCCCGGGCCGGTCGACGACGTGACCGTGCGCGCCCGCGCCGAGGACGGCCTGCTCCACCACGTCGTGCTCCAGCTCGCCGGGGACGGCTTCACCGCGCTCGGTGTGATGAACCGGCTCAGCGGCTCGGCCGAGGAGATCCTGGAGGTCTCGGGCCAGGACACCAAGCGCCAGGTGGTCAACCTCGCCGAGGTGATCGACCACAAGGGCCAGCCGACCGTGCGGCGGCGCGGCGACTGGGTCCCGGTGGCCCGGCAGCGCGGCATCGAGCAGGCGGTGCTCGCCTTCCTGGACGCGGTGCGCTCCGGCGAGGTGCTCAGTGCCCGGGACGCGCTGGCGACCCATGAGCTGTGCGAGCGGGTGGTCCGGGCCGTGCTGGACGGTTCCGCCTGAGCCGCGCCGTCCGTACGCCCTCGGCGGCGCCCCAGGCCGCGAGGGCCCCCAGCGCCGCGTACACCGTCCAGTCGCCGTAGCGGACGTAGGGCGTGGTGCCGTGGGTGACGGGGACCTCGTACACCCGTGGCGTGCTCGCGTCGGTGCCGAGCCAGGAGCCGATCCGGGCGCCGTTCGCGTCGTAGACGGCGGAGACGCCGGTCAGCGTCGCGTGCACCATCGGCCGGCCGGTCTCGGCGGCACGCAGCGCGGCGAGCGAGGCGTGCTGCTCGGGCGCCCAGGTGTGCTGGAAGGTCGAGGTCGAGGACTGGGCGACCAGTACCTCCGCGCCGTCGGCGACCAGGCTGCGGCTCATGTCGGGGAACGCGCTCTCGAAGCAGACCATCGGCCCGATCCGCAGGCCGTCGCCGACGTCCATCACCACCTGCTCGGTGCCCTGCCTGCGGTCCTCGCCCGCCGCCTTGCCGACGGAGGTGGCCCAGCCGAGCAGCGAACGGAACGGCACGTACTCACCGAAGGGGACCAGCCGCATCTTGTCGTACCGGTCGCCGGTCGGGCCCTCGGGGCCGACGAGCACCGAGCTCTTGTAGATGCCGGGTTTGTCGGAGCGCCGCGCGTCCACGTTGACCAGGAGGTCCGCGCCGGTCTCCCGGGACAGCGCGGCCAGCCGCCGGGCGAGGTCCGGCCGGTCGTCCAGGTCGAAGCCGACGCTGCTCTCGCCCCAGACGATCAGGTCGAGGTCCCGGTCCGCGAGCCGCCGGGTGAGCTGCTCCTCGCGGTCGAACCGCCGGTCGGCGCTGTCCGCGCCGGCGACCACGCCGGGCTGCACCACGGCGATCGCGGCCCGCTCGTCGGTGTCGGGGCGCGGCGACCAGACCCAGGCCGCCGAGGTGGCCGCGGCCGTGGCGACGAGCCCGGCCAGGGCCGGTACCCTCGCCCGGCGCACGGCGACGAGGACGGCGAGGGCGACGTTGACGGCGACCACCAGGAAGCTGAGCAGCCACACGCCGCCCACCGAGGCCAGCCGCAGCGCCGGGGCCACCTGCCACTGACTGGCGCCGAGCATCCCCCAGGGGCCGCCCAGTCCCTGCCAGGAGCGGACCAGCTCCGCCAGCAGCCAGCCCGACGGCAGGACGACGAGCGCCGCGGCGACCCGGCCGGAGGAGGGCGTCCCGCCCAGGGTCCGGTGCACCAGCCAGCCCCACGGGACCCACAGCGCGCCGAGCAGCACGGCGATGACGAAGGTGAAGACGTGCAGGTTGGGCAGCAGCCAGTGGTGCATGGCCAGCACGAACCCGAACCCGCCGCACCACCCGTCGTACGCCGCCCGCTTCCCGCCCGGCGCGGTCCGGGCCAGCAGGATCCAGGGGACCAGCGCGAACCAGGCCCACCACCACAGGGTCGGGCCGGGGAAGGCCAGCACGGGCAGGGCCCCGACGAGCACGGCGACGGCCGAGCGCCGCCACGGGGAGGCGAGCCAGTGGTCGAGCGTCTTCATGGACTCCTCCCTACCGATGATCCCTACCCGTTGGTTCCCCCAGTGTGCCCACGCGACGAGGGCGAATTCAGTTGATCACACCGAAGCCTGTTCGGCGCGTAACACCTCACCTAGGATGATCGATGATCGATCAAAACGTGGAGGTACCTCATGGCACGGCCCATCACGGTGGTCACCGGCGGCAGCCGGGGGATCGGAGCGGCGACCTGTCTGCGCCTCGCGGCGGACGGCCACGACGTCGTCGTGGGCTACGCGCGCGACTCGACGGCCGCCGAGACGGTCGTGGCAGGGGTGCGCGACGCGGGCGGCCGGGGAGTCGCGGTGCGCGCGGACACGTCCGTCGAGGCCGAGGTCGAGCGGCTCTTCGACGTGGCGGAGGAGCGGCTGGGTCCGGTCACGGGGCTGGTCAACAACGCGGCCGTGACCGGCCCGCTGGGACGGCTCGCCGACAGCGACACCGCGGACCTGCGCCGGGTCCTCGACGTCAATCTGCTGGGCGTGCTGCTGTGCGCCCGGCGGGCGGCGCGCCTGATGACGCCGCGGGGGAGCGGTGCGATCGTGAACGTGTCGTCGGGTGCCGCGACCCTCGGCAGCCCGGGGGAGTACGTGCACTACGCGGCGAGCAAGGCCGGTGTCGACGCGCTGACACTGGGCCTGGCCAAGGAACTCGGCCCGGACGGGATCCGGGTCAACGCCGTCGCACCCGGGGTGATCGACACCGAGATGCACGCGGCGGCGGGCGACGCCGGCCGGGCGGCGCGGATGGGGGCGGCGGTGCCGATGGGGCGTGCGGGCCGGGCGGAGGAGATCGCCGCGGCGATCTCCTGGCTGCTGTCGCCCGAGGCGTCGTACACGACGGGGACGGTGCTCCGGGTGGCGGGCGGACGCTGACCGAAGCCGGGGACGGGGCCGTCCGCGCGGCGGGCCGTCCGCGCGGCGGGGCGGCCCCGCGGCGGGGCCGCCCCGCGGCTCAGGCCGCCTCGATGACCTCGCCGCGGATCGCGGTCGCCCACTCGACCACCAGCAGCTCGTACTCCACGCGCTCCTGCGCGGACAGGGTCCCGCCCGCGCGCCGCCACAGCGCGCGGATCTGATCGTTCAGTTCCGCGGCGGACCGCACGGAACCAGGCGTCACGTAATCGGGGGACATGCCGACAAGCCTAGGGGCAAGCACTGACACTGCGCTACCGGACGGCTACACAAGCGGTTCGCCTCAGCCGGCGGACTCCGCGGCGTGCGGGCTGAGTACCCCCGCCGCCACCAGGGCGATGATGACGACGCCGAGCGCGATGCGGTACCAGACGAACGGCATGAAGCTCTTGGTGGAGATGAACTTCATGAACCAGTACATCAGTCGGCACTCTCGGCCGCTGTGACCTGCCGCTTCCACCACCCGGCAAGGCCCTCTGGGAGAGAACTGGGAGAACCTGGCGACTTCTCCCACTCGGTCTCCCGAACGAAGCGCAAAAACCGCTCCTGCAACGAATCCATCATCCGCTGCTCCATCGCCGTTGTCACGTTCGCGTACAGACCCTCAACTCCCGCCACCTCGTGACCCATGCGCGTCTCGACCGCGATCCGCGAGTGCTCGCCACCCGCTTCGTCGATCCACTCCTTCGCCC encodes the following:
- a CDS encoding DinB family protein, whose protein sequence is MTTERHEPAVDADERTMLEGWLEYHRRTLAWKCEGLTDEQLRTAAVAPSTLSLMGLVRHMAEVERSWYRRVLAAEDAGPIYYSDEDPDGEFRLTGADTFAEARATWQAEIEAARRNATGVPLDEPTRGKHLRTGERYTLRWIHTHMTEEYARHNGHADLIRERLDGATGD
- a CDS encoding TetR/AcrR family transcriptional regulator, which codes for MSAHTAPPGPSAGASRAGLVADAALALLAERGMRGLTHRAVDETAGLPQGSTSNVARTRQALLELAVRRLADREARVLALHEMPDPRAGLDALVDALALATHRALTRNRALTLARYELALEATRRPELRAHFDAAGARFREQLGALVTAMGSADPARHVLTLVAWADGLMFSCVAGTFHAEVPGPEEVRSGLRELLAGMLGGVPDR
- a CDS encoding FAD-dependent monooxygenase; protein product: MTRTRSAVVIGGGIGGLTAAAALHRNGLRVTVLERAPSLRPIGAAISLSPNALRALDVIGLGDEVRDLAAWQGDGGLRTPGGRWLSRSSAEAAAARFGGPLVLLHRSTLVERLAALLPPDAVRTGADAQLADPGDDDRPARVRTPDGELEADLVVAADGIHSAVRRALFPDHPGPVYSGFTTWRLVIPVPGVGFASHETWGRGRIWGTHPLKDGRVYAYAAAVTPAAGHAADERAELLHRYGDWHDPIPAVLAAARPEDVLRHDVHHIAEPLPAYHRGRVALLGDAAHAMPPNLGQGGNQAVEDAVVLAHHNQDLAAYTAARLPRTTAIARQAVKVARLNLMSNRAGIAVRDAAILALSKAGPALFLRGFDGIADWRPPQPPYASRRTQVGERYER
- a CDS encoding Gfo/Idh/MocA family protein, whose protein sequence is MKVGCIGLGDIAQKAYLPVLAALPGIELHLQTRTPATLTRVGDKLRIPSAQRHADLDALLAQGLDAAFVHAPTAAHPEIVTRLLEAGVPTYVDKPLAYELADSERLVTLAEERGTSLAVGFNRRHAPGYAQCAEHPRELILMQKNRTGLPEDPRTMILDDFIHVVDTLRFLVPGPVDDVTVRARAEDGLLHHVVLQLAGDGFTALGVMNRLSGSAEEILEVSGQDTKRQVVNLAEVIDHKGQPTVRRRGDWVPVARQRGIEQAVLAFLDAVRSGEVLSARDALATHELCERVVRAVLDGSA
- the lnt gene encoding apolipoprotein N-acyltransferase produces the protein MKTLDHWLASPWRRSAVAVLVGALPVLAFPGPTLWWWAWFALVPWILLARTAPGGKRAAYDGWCGGFGFVLAMHHWLLPNLHVFTFVIAVLLGALWVPWGWLVHRTLGGTPSSGRVAAALVVLPSGWLLAELVRSWQGLGGPWGMLGASQWQVAPALRLASVGGVWLLSFLVVAVNVALAVLVAVRRARVPALAGLVATAAATSAAWVWSPRPDTDERAAIAVVQPGVVAGADSADRRFDREEQLTRRLADRDLDLIVWGESSVGFDLDDRPDLARRLAALSRETGADLLVNVDARRSDKPGIYKSSVLVGPEGPTGDRYDKMRLVPFGEYVPFRSLLGWATSVGKAAGEDRRQGTEQVVMDVGDGLRIGPMVCFESAFPDMSRSLVADGAEVLVAQSSTSTFQHTWAPEQHASLAALRAAETGRPMVHATLTGVSAVYDANGARIGSWLGTDASTPRVYEVPVTHGTTPYVRYGDWTVYAALGALAAWGAAEGVRTARLRRNRPARPGPPARTAHGSPARPGH
- a CDS encoding SDR family NAD(P)-dependent oxidoreductase, which produces MARPITVVTGGSRGIGAATCLRLAADGHDVVVGYARDSTAAETVVAGVRDAGGRGVAVRADTSVEAEVERLFDVAEERLGPVTGLVNNAAVTGPLGRLADSDTADLRRVLDVNLLGVLLCARRAARLMTPRGSGAIVNVSSGAATLGSPGEYVHYAASKAGVDALTLGLAKELGPDGIRVNAVAPGVIDTEMHAAAGDAGRAARMGAAVPMGRAGRAEEIAAAISWLLSPEASYTTGTVLRVAGGR